TTAGATAAATTCTGCTATCTTTTCAAATGTTTTCCCATTTCGAATCGTGATTTCCTTGTAAAAATCCTGTTTGATTAGTTTTTTATGGTAGGTAGTTTTTAGATATTCTGACTCATCGTATTTTCCCCAAAATATCGCGTTCTTACCCACATATATTATTTCATTATAGAAATTTTCTTTATTTAGAAAGTCAATAATGTTTGATGTATCTAGGCCACACGAAAAGAACAAAACGTCCCTTCTAGCTAGATTTTCATACCACCAATTAGGCAAACTCGCCCTCTCTTCTAAATACTCATCTTTAGTCATTAAAGCAAAAGGAATAGAAAAGTTATAATTAGTATCTAACACTTGTCTTATCTTTGATATGCAGCTTTCACGCTTCTGAAAACTCGTAAAAAAAAGATTTCCACTGTTGATATATGAATCAATATCTTCAAAACCTGATGTAAGCAACATGTTTTTCAATTCACTCATGGAAACCTTATTCTTCCCACCAACATTTACACCGCGAAGTAAAAGTATATATCTCAACCACTTACCTCCGTTAACTCTATTTATATACATAAACCATATTACAGCCTATGTCAAAATATTAATCCATTTACGGCTCTTATACCTTGGATAACAAACTAGTATTCGAATTACATCACCTAAGTCTACGAAAATTAAAGCCACAGGAAGACTAACATGAAAGGCCATTACGCTTATATAAGCTAGTGGAAGGCTTATTAGGAGATTACAGAATATCTCTATCTTCAT
The nucleotide sequence above comes from Eubacterium sulci ATCC 35585. Encoded proteins:
- a CDS encoding phosphopentomutase; this encodes MRYILLLRGVNVGGKNKVSMSELKNMLLTSGFEDIDSYINSGNLFFTSFQKRESCISKIRQVLDTNYNFSIPFALMTKDEYLEERASLPNWWYENLARRDVLFFSCGLDTSNIIDFLNKENFYNEIIYVGKNAIFWGKYDESEYLKTTYHKKLIKQDFYKEITIRNGKTFEKIAEFI